The following are encoded together in the Ralstonia insidiosa genome:
- a CDS encoding chorismate--pyruvate lyase family protein has translation MTESPSYPRSLWRSALPPAVVYDRHWALWAVGANSLTARLHAASSTFRVQLLGQKRAMPLRDEWRCLGMAGPAETLAREVLLICDDIPVVYAHTIVHPRSVALDWPFLKALGTQPLGHSLFADPRVARGDFEFALLDTHHPLVRRAHHALSDAPITGVERLPARRSVFRRGASAMLVTEVFLPALAGFKPPR, from the coding sequence ATGACCGAGTCTCCGTCGTACCCGCGCAGCCTCTGGCGCAGCGCGTTGCCGCCGGCCGTGGTGTATGACCGCCATTGGGCGCTCTGGGCCGTGGGCGCAAATTCACTGACGGCGCGCCTGCATGCGGCATCGTCCACGTTTCGGGTGCAACTCCTTGGCCAGAAACGGGCGATGCCGTTACGTGACGAATGGCGCTGCCTTGGCATGGCGGGCCCCGCCGAGACGCTGGCGCGCGAGGTTTTGCTGATCTGCGACGACATCCCCGTTGTGTACGCGCACACCATCGTGCACCCGCGCAGCGTGGCGCTGGATTGGCCATTCCTGAAGGCACTGGGCACGCAGCCGCTCGGGCATTCGCTGTTTGCGGACCCGCGTGTCGCCCGGGGCGATTTTGAGTTCGCGTTGCTCGACACGCATCACCCGCTGGTACGCCGCGCACACCATGCGTTGAGTGATGCACCCATCACTGGCGTTGAGCGTTTGCCGGCGCGGCGTTCCGTGTTCCGGCGCGGGGCGAGCGCGATGCTGGTGACGGAGGTGTTCTTGCCGGCACTGGCCGGGTTCAAGCCGCCAAGGTAG
- a CDS encoding YqiA/YcfP family alpha/beta fold hydrolase, producing the protein MPASIVYLHGFRSSPRSFKAQLLGKRMASVGLADQYVCPMLPVSPREAMAEVEALIADLSTRDGAKPVLIGSSLGGYYATWLAERHGLRAAMLNPATRPERDLAKYVGEQPLWHGGGTIRVEPHHLDELRALAVPAITQPDRYYLLASTGDEVLDYREMLAHFRGAATRVIDGSDHGISDFAQYMDEVLVFCGVPADLLAAHPFDGNASA; encoded by the coding sequence ATGCCGGCTTCCATCGTCTATCTGCACGGATTCCGCTCGTCGCCACGCTCATTCAAGGCGCAACTGCTGGGCAAGCGGATGGCCTCGGTCGGACTGGCGGATCAGTATGTCTGCCCGATGCTGCCCGTATCGCCGCGCGAGGCGATGGCTGAAGTTGAGGCATTGATCGCTGACTTGAGTACGCGTGATGGCGCAAAGCCGGTGCTGATCGGCTCGTCGCTGGGCGGCTATTACGCCACCTGGCTGGCTGAGCGCCACGGCTTGCGTGCCGCGATGCTGAATCCGGCCACACGTCCGGAGCGGGATCTGGCCAAGTACGTGGGTGAACAGCCGCTCTGGCACGGCGGCGGCACGATCCGCGTCGAGCCGCATCATCTGGATGAGCTGCGTGCGCTGGCCGTGCCCGCCATTACGCAGCCAGACCGCTACTACCTTCTGGCATCGACAGGCGACGAGGTGCTCGACTACCGTGAGATGCTCGCCCACTTCCGGGGCGCCGCCACTCGCGTGATCGACGGCAGCGATCACGGCATCAGCGATTTCGCGCAGTACATGGACGAAGTGCTCGTCTTCTGCGGCGTTCCTGCCGACTTGTTGGCTGCGCATCCGTTTGACGGCAACGCGTCCGCATGA